GCATTGAAGGCGCGAATGGCTGGAAGACGTCCCTCTTCAGGGCGACGTTAAGCTTTTCCTTCACGCTTTCATCCCTCGGGTCCGCTAAGATTGAGCGGTTGCCCAAAGCCCTCGGCCCGTACTCCATCCTCCCCTGGAAAAGTCCGACGAGCTTGCCATCAAAGAGGGCATCGGCGACGAAACCCGGGACGTCGCTTATCTCCTCGTATTGGACGCCTTCTTCCCTGAGGGTGCTCTCGATGTCTTCATCAGAGTACTCAGGCCCGAGATAGACGTGTTCCAGCCTGAACGGCCTCCACTTTCCATCGAGCCTCTCCAGTTGGGCCTTGACGAAAATAGCAGCCCCAAAGGCCAGGCCGCCGTCGTCCATAGCTGGAAAGACCCAGATGTTTTCGTCTCCAAAAACGTGCCTTAAAACAGCGTTGGCCTTGACGTTCTGAGCAACTCCTCCAGCGTAGGCCACCGGAAGGGAGTAGCCTTTGAGCCTGAGGCCGAGCTCCTCAACGAGCTTCTCAAGGTGAGCCTGGGCGCTGGCCGCTATTTCTATTGCCTTCTTCTGGAGCTTGCCGTCGAGCTTCCCGCGCTTCATCTGCATCGCTATCTCCTTCGCGTGCTTCAGCGGGTACTTGAACAGCTCCGCGAGCCTTCTCGTCGCCTCGATGCCAACAACCTTGAGGTGGTTCTCGAAGGTCAGGCCGTTGAGCTCGATTATCGAGCTTAAATCGTAGGTGGGCTTCCCGTAGGCCGCTAGGCTCATCACCTTACCCTCGTGCCTCATCGGCTTGAAGCCAAGCAGTTCGGTTACAGATGCATAGAAGTCGCCGAGTGAGTCGAGATACGTGCTCTGGGCTATCCTTATCATCTCGCCGTCTCTCGCGACGTAGATGGACGAGCTAAGCCCGTCGCCAGCCGCGTCTATGCTCAGGGCTATTGCATCCCTCCAGCCGGAGGTGTAGTATGCTGAAGCAGAGTGGGCCAGATGGTGCTCGACGAAGAGGACTTTCCTCTTGAAGTCTTTACCAAAGATTGCCTTTAGATTCTCCTCAAGCTCAATTAAACGGCTCTGCTTCCGGAATATTCCGGCAACGGCTATGACCTCAACGTCCTCCGGACTGGCGCCGGCCATCTCAAGGACTTTCCTAATGCTCAGCTCAGGAAAGCCGCGGTACTTTTTAACGCGGTTCAGCCTCTCCTCGTTAACCGCGAATATCCTCTCGCCGTCTATCAGAACAGCCCCAGCGTCGTGGCCGTCGTGGACTCCGAGTATCATTCCTTCCACCGTGAAAAATTTTGAAACGAAATAATATTATCGTGATTCAAAAATGGGAGAAGTCAGTAAGTCCTCGCGAACCTCGCGATGAACTTGGCTTCCCTGCCGCAGACCGGGCACTTCTTGCCCTCTGGAGCCTTCGCCTTCTCCTCGGGATACGGGATTCCGAGCATCTTGGCGTCGAGCTCTTCCTCCATCCTGAGGCCGCACTCCTCCTCACCGCACCAGGGAATCTCGACGATTCCGCGCCTGTCCTCAAAGACGGCTTTTGCCTCCTCGATCGTGTCAACGCGCTTGATGTGGCTCTCAAGGAACTCCTTAGCCCTCTGATAGAGGTTCTCATGAATTGCATCGAGGGTCTTTCTGACCTCCTCGACGATGTTATCCCTCTCAACGGTTATCTTTTCGAGGGTGTCTCTTCTAGCTAAGACAGCCTTCTTTCCTTCCACGTCCCTCGGGCCGACCTCTATCCTGAGCGGGACGCCCTTGAGCTCCCAGTCGTAGTACTTCCTTCCGGGCCTTATGTCGCGCTCGTCAACGTGGACCCTGATTCCGGCCGTTCTGAGCTCCTCGGCTATCTCACGAGCATAGGCGAAAACGTCGGCCTCGCTGTCCTTTTTGGGTATCGGGACTATGACGACCTGTATCGGAGCTATGGTCGGCGGGAGAACCATTCCCCTGTCGTCGCCGTGGATCGCTATGACAGCAGCCAGCAGCCTCTCGCTCATTCCAAAGGTTGTCTGGTGGACGTACTCGTGGTCACCCGTCTCGGTCTCGTACTGGATGTTGTAGGCCTTTGCGAAGTTCTGGCGGTAGTTGTGCATCGTGCCTATCTGGAGCGTCCTGCCGTCGGGCATCATGACCTCGGCGCCGAGTGAGTAGTAAGCTCCCGGGAACTTGTCCCACTCCGGGCGCTTTGAGATGATGTAGGGCAGAGCGAGGAACCTCGCGAGGTTGTCAAATATCTCAAGGTCTTCCTTTATCTGCCTCTCGGCATCTTCGTAGCTGTCGTGGGCGGTGTGGGCCTCAAAGAACCTGCTGATTTCTCTAACCCTGATGAGCGGCCTCGTGTGCTTGGTCTCGTAGCGGTAAACGTTGACGATCTGGTATATCTTGAACGGTAAATCAGCGTGAGACCTTATCCAGAGTGAGAACATCGAGTACATTGCCGTCTCGCTCGTCGGCCTGAGTATGAGCCTGACGTCGAGCGGTTCGAGACCAGCGTGGGTGACCCAGTAGACCTCTCCCTCAAAGCCCTTTATGTGCTCGGCCTCCTTCTGGAACTCGGTTTCGGGGATGAGGGCCGGGAAGAGAACCTCATCGTGACCGGTTCTCTCCATCTCAGCGTGTATAAAGCGCTCTATGTTGCGCATAATCTTGAGGCCGTAGGGGAGCCAGACGTTCATACCCTTGACCGGGTAGCGCTTGTCCTGGATTCCAGCAGTTTCAATCAGCTCGTTGTACCACTCGCTGAAATTCTCGCTCCACTTCTTTCTCTCAACCGCCATCTCGACCACCTACACGAGAGAGTGCCGTTTTATTTTTAAGCTTTCCCGGTTTCTCCAAAAGCCTTATTAGGTTCGTTTCGATGTATATCTTAAGGTGATAACATGAGGCCGAGAGTTCTTGTGACATTTAAGATGAAGAGCAAGCCCGTCGAGGAGCTGAAGAAGTACGCCGACGTTGATTTTCTGCTATATCCCAGCGTTGAAGAGCTGGCTGAGAAGATCAAGGACTACGACGGGCTTATTGTCTCCCCGCTGAACAGGGTTCCGCGGGAAGTAATTGAACGGGCCGAGAGGCTCAAGGTCATAAGCTGTCATTCAGCCGGCTATGACCATGTTGATGTGGAAGCCGCGACCAAGAAGGGGATCTACGTCACCAAAGTTTCAGGGGTTCTGAGCGAGGCTGTGGCAGAGTTCGCCGTTGGCCTGACGATAGCCCTTCTCAGGAAGTTCGTTTACACCGACAAGCTCATCAGGAGGGGTGAATGGGACAGCCACGCCAAGATATGGAGCACCTTCAAGGACATTGAAACCGTCTATGGCAAGAAGGTTGGAATCCTCGGCATGGGGGCCATCGGAAAGGCCATAGCGAGGAGAATGAAGGCCATGGGAACGGAGATACTCTACTGGTCGCGCTCGAGAAAAGAAGACATCGAAGCTGAGGTCGGGGCGAAGTACCTCCCGCTCGACGAAGTCCTGAGGGAGAGCGACATCGTCATCTTAGCCCTTCCCGCAACTCCAGAAACCTACCATATCATCAACGAGGAAAGAATTAAGCTCCTTGAGGGCAAGTACCTCGTCAACATAGGCAGGGGAACCCTCGTGGACGAGAAGGCCGTCGTTAAGGCCATTGAAGAGGGCAGGCTGAAGGGCTACGCGACGGATGTCTTTGAGAAGGAGCCTGTAACTGAGCACCCGCTCTTCAAGTACGAGTGGGAGACTGTATTAACACCACACCACGCGGGCCTTTCGAAGGAAGCTATGGAAGACATGGGCTTTCAGGCGGTAATGAACCTCCTCGCCGTCCTTAGAGGAGAAATACCAAAAGACCTCGTGAACAGGGAAGTCGTGAAGGTTCGCCCGCCGGAAGAAGTTAAGATGCTGTGAGGTGGGAGCATGTGGCGGGAAGAGATTAAGAAACTCCTCGAACCCTACGGTCTTCCAGTTAATACGGAAAGGGGAGTGTACATCGAACTGATTGACGACGAAGGAGAAGTCTACGACCGGCTGGCATTCTACGTCGAGAACCCCGAGGAAGAGTGGCCCCTTGTAAAGGCCCTCGTCGAGGCGATAGCGGACTTAACCGACCACGACATTCCGGGGAGGAATGTTTTTGCTTTCGGATTTAGGCCCGATTTCGGTGGAATTGTGATCAAGCTGTCCTTCTTTGATGCTGAAGCTGGCAAGGGGGCCGTCATTGGAGAGGTTCCGGAGAGGATCCTGAAGATAGCCGAGAAGAACGCCATTCCGATATCGCGGGCAGAGGGAGATGGCATTGGCCTTCCAAGAGAATACACAGGGGAGGACTTTGAGGCCCTCGTCAAGCTCGTGGAAGCGGTAACCTTTGAGTGGTGACGAACTTTAAAACTCATCGCAAGCGGTTGATTTTTAAACTCCCTCACTATCCCCCTCCGATGATAATCCACATTGGAATTGACGATACGGACTCTCCAAATGGTATGTGCACCACATACCTGGGTGCCATCCTCTACCGCGAGCTCTCAAGGTTAGCCGAGCCCTTGGACCTGCCCAGGCTGATCCGCCTGAACCCGAACATCCCCTACAAGACGCGCGGAAACGGTGCAGTCGCGATGACTTTCGAGGCCAGTGAGGACATTATCCCCGAAATCAAGGACACGGTTCTTTTCTACGTTTCGCAGCTGGCGGATTTTGAACACGAGAACACAAACCCCGGCGTTGTCTTCCTTGAGGGAGATGTTCCTAACGAGCTGAGAAAGTTCTCGCTGAGAGCACTGAGGGAGCACGTGACCATAGGGGAAGCCGAGGAAGTTGCGAGAAAGGTTGGGGCTGAATACTTCAAGTTCAAGCTCGGGAGGGGGGTAATCGGGTCCCTCGCGGCAATTGGCTACCCCCTTGAGAGGTTTACCTATGAGCTTCTGGCCTACCGGGAGCGGGAGTACTGGGGGACGCCGAGAAGGGTAAACGAGGAGAGCGTCTTTCTGGCGGATAAATGGGCTTATCCCTTCAGCTACGACAACGTGGACCCCTACAAGCGTGTTGTTCTGATAACACCCCACGGAAAAGACCCTGTCCTTGTGGGAATCCGCGGGATTGACAAGGGCAAAGTTCTCCAGGTCTTTGAAATGGTGGAGTTCGAGGAACCAGTGGCTTTCTACCAGCTCTACAAGACGAACCAGAACACCGACGACCACCTCACCCCCAAGAGGATCGGCGAGCTAAAGCTCTACGACAGCGCGGTCGTTAGGGGGTGGGTTGCTTCGCCATACTGGGAGCGTGGAAGGCACGTGTTCTTCGAGCTTGAGGACGAGACAGGGAAGATTCGCGTGGCGGCGTTCGAGCCGACCAAGAAGTTCCGCAACTGGGTGCGCAAGCTCCTCCCCGGCGATGAAATCATAGCCGCTGGCGGCGTCAAGGAGCACGAGGGCATCCTAACCCTTAACCTCGAAAAGTTCTACCCGGTCGAGCTGGTTCCGAAGGTTGAGTACAGAAAACCAAAATGCCCGGTCTGCGGTGGGACCATGAAGAGCAAGGGCGACTACCTGAAGTGCAAGCGCTGTGGATACAAAATGCCGAAAAGGCTAATCCCCGTTGAAGTCCCCCGAGATCTGGAGAGAAAGATCTACGAGGTTCCCCCCGATGCCAGGAAGCACCTCTCAAGGCCGCTTGTCCTTCCCGGTGGGGAAGAGCGGCTGATGGAACTACTGTAAAAGACCGTGGTGGGCAAAATGAGGACGTTCATCCTCAAGGCGAACACCGCCGTGACTTCTCCGGACTTCTCGCTCAAAGACCTGCCTGGAACTGGGGGACGAATTGACCTGCTATGCAGGTTCCTCAACAGCGCCTTCCTCCTCTCGCACGGGATAAGGAAGGATGTGAGAGTCTTCATGACGCTCTACGGCAGGCCCAACCCTCCGAAGACGATTCACTTCGAGGGTCCTAAGCTGAAGGTCAGGCTCAACCCGGACGAGAGGAGCACTGCCTTAATCCTGAAGAAGGCCCTTAAGATCGGAGAAGACCTCAGGGAGCCCACGAAGGAAGTTGAGGTCTTTCCGGGTGTTTACGTCAGCAACATGACGTTTGAGGACGTCGTGAGAAGGGTCATGAAGGACTCGACGCTCTACTACCTCGTCGAGGACGGGAAGCCGATAACCGAAATCGAGTTCCCTCAGAATCCAGCCTTCGTCCTCGGAGACCATCTCGGCCTCAGCAAAGAGGATGAGCGCTTTCTTGAGGGCATAGCGAAGAAGGTCAGGATTGGAAGGAGGAGCTACCTTGCTTCTCACGTTGTTGCCTTCGTGAACATCTGGCTGGACGGGATGTGAAAAATCCTGAAATTATAACCAACCGTTCCCAACCTTCCGTTTAAGAAACCCTTTAATTCCTGCCAGCTTTTGGGCTATTGATGATCGTGAGGGGCAGAATCCTCGGGGCTGGAGTTGTTGCTCCCTTTGAGGTCAGAAAAGACGAAAGAGGGCTTTATGTTAGGGTGGAGCTTCCGGACAAACTTTTTGAGCACTCAATAGACTGCCCCTGCCTTGAACCCCTTGAGTTTCTCGGACTTCTTCTCCCGGCGCTCGAGGAGGAGCTCGGCGAGGTTAAGGGTGTTTTCGTGGAAAAAGTTGAGAAAGAAAAGCATCACTCCCTCTTGAAGAGCTTCTTGAGGTTCCTCTCGAAAGGCGGCCACACGACGCCCTGATCCGTGATTATTCCGGTCAGGTACTTGTGGGGCGTCACATCGAAGGCCGGGTTGTAGACGTCAACGTCCGGCGCTATCTTACAGCCGCCGCAGGTGAGGACTTCCTCCGGCTTGCGCTCCTCTATGGGTATCTCCTTCCCGCTCTTCAGGCTCATGTCTATCGTCGAGAGCGGCGCGACTGTGAAGAAGGGTATCCCGTGCTCCTTTGCAAGGACTGCAAGGGTGTAGGTTCCAATCTTGTTGGCGAAGTCCCCGTTGGCGACTATCCTGTCGGCACCGACTATTATCGCGTCGACCTTACCCTGCTGCATCACAAAGCCCGCCATGTTGTCGCTTATGAGCTTGAGAGGAATGCCGTCGTAGTGGTACTCCCAAGCTGAAAGCCTGGCTCCCTGGAGAACGGGCCTCGTCTCGTCCACCCACAGGAGCTTGAGGGTTCCGTCCCTGTGCATGACCCTTAAAACGGCACCAACCGTTCCGAGCTGAACCGTTGCCAAACTTCCCGCGTTGCAGTGGGTTAGAACGTTACCCTCTGGAAGAACCTCGGCACCGTAGTGTCCCATCCTCAGGTTGGCCTCCACATCTTCGTTCGCTATCTTCTGCGCCTCGGCAACGATGAGCCTCTTTATCTCGTCAAGAGGGTCTTCGAGG
This sequence is a window from Thermococcus kodakarensis KOD1. Protein-coding genes within it:
- the tiaS gene encoding tRNA(Ile2) 2-agmatinylcytidine synthetase TiaS — its product is MIIHIGIDDTDSPNGMCTTYLGAILYRELSRLAEPLDLPRLIRLNPNIPYKTRGNGAVAMTFEASEDIIPEIKDTVLFYVSQLADFEHENTNPGVVFLEGDVPNELRKFSLRALREHVTIGEAEEVARKVGAEYFKFKLGRGVIGSLAAIGYPLERFTYELLAYREREYWGTPRRVNEESVFLADKWAYPFSYDNVDPYKRVVLITPHGKDPVLVGIRGIDKGKVLQVFEMVEFEEPVAFYQLYKTNQNTDDHLTPKRIGELKLYDSAVVRGWVASPYWERGRHVFFELEDETGKIRVAAFEPTKKFRNWVRKLLPGDEIIAAGGVKEHEGILTLNLEKFYPVELVPKVEYRKPKCPVCGGTMKSKGDYLKCKRCGYKMPKRLIPVEVPRDLERKIYEVPPDARKHLSRPLVLPGGEERLMELL
- a CDS encoding carbamoyltransferase family protein, with translation MILGVHDGHDAGAVLIDGERIFAVNEERLNRVKKYRGFPELSIRKVLEMAGASPEDVEVIAVAGIFRKQSRLIELEENLKAIFGKDFKRKVLFVEHHLAHSASAYYTSGWRDAIALSIDAAGDGLSSSIYVARDGEMIRIAQSTYLDSLGDFYASVTELLGFKPMRHEGKVMSLAAYGKPTYDLSSIIELNGLTFENHLKVVGIEATRRLAELFKYPLKHAKEIAMQMKRGKLDGKLQKKAIEIAASAQAHLEKLVEELGLRLKGYSLPVAYAGGVAQNVKANAVLRHVFGDENIWVFPAMDDGGLAFGAAIFVKAQLERLDGKWRPFRLEHVYLGPEYSDEDIESTLREEGVQYEEISDVPGFVADALFDGKLVGLFQGRMEYGPRALGNRSILADPRDESVKEKLNVALKRDVFQPFAPSMLWEKAEEYLEDLNGRPNEFMTMSYTASEEFRGVAPAVVHVDGTTRPQAVRKEINELYYSTIAEFHKKAGIGAVLNTSFNMHGEPIVCSPADAVKTFREAKLDVLVIGKFVVSR
- the proS gene encoding proline--tRNA ligase translates to MAVERKKWSENFSEWYNELIETAGIQDKRYPVKGMNVWLPYGLKIMRNIERFIHAEMERTGHDEVLFPALIPETEFQKEAEHIKGFEGEVYWVTHAGLEPLDVRLILRPTSETAMYSMFSLWIRSHADLPFKIYQIVNVYRYETKHTRPLIRVREISRFFEAHTAHDSYEDAERQIKEDLEIFDNLARFLALPYIISKRPEWDKFPGAYYSLGAEVMMPDGRTLQIGTMHNYRQNFAKAYNIQYETETGDHEYVHQTTFGMSERLLAAVIAIHGDDRGMVLPPTIAPIQVVIVPIPKKDSEADVFAYAREIAEELRTAGIRVHVDERDIRPGRKYYDWELKGVPLRIEVGPRDVEGKKAVLARRDTLEKITVERDNIVEEVRKTLDAIHENLYQRAKEFLESHIKRVDTIEEAKAVFEDRRGIVEIPWCGEEECGLRMEEELDAKMLGIPYPEEKAKAPEGKKCPVCGREAKFIARFARTY
- the trmY gene encoding tRNA (pseudouridine(54)-N(1))-methyltransferase TrmY; protein product: MRTFILKANTAVTSPDFSLKDLPGTGGRIDLLCRFLNSAFLLSHGIRKDVRVFMTLYGRPNPPKTIHFEGPKLKVRLNPDERSTALILKKALKIGEDLREPTKEVEVFPGVYVSNMTFEDVVRRVMKDSTLYYLVEDGKPITEIEFPQNPAFVLGDHLGLSKEDERFLEGIAKKVRIGRRSYLASHVVAFVNIWLDGM
- a CDS encoding 2-hydroxyacid dehydrogenase — translated: MRPRVLVTFKMKSKPVEELKKYADVDFLLYPSVEELAEKIKDYDGLIVSPLNRVPREVIERAERLKVISCHSAGYDHVDVEAATKKGIYVTKVSGVLSEAVAEFAVGLTIALLRKFVYTDKLIRRGEWDSHAKIWSTFKDIETVYGKKVGILGMGAIGKAIARRMKAMGTEILYWSRSRKEDIEAEVGAKYLPLDEVLRESDIVILALPATPETYHIINEERIKLLEGKYLVNIGRGTLVDEKAVVKAIEEGRLKGYATDVFEKEPVTEHPLFKYEWETVLTPHHAGLSKEAMEDMGFQAVMNLLAVLRGEIPKDLVNREVVKVRPPEEVKML
- the mtnA gene encoding S-methyl-5-thioribose-1-phosphate isomerase, which codes for MEIRYKPEELTRLPRSVRYEPGRVTMIDQTLLPREFREIELRTVDEVAEAIITMKVRGAPAIGAAAAFGLALYADTSNARTKEEFMDGFERAYERLKNTRPTAVNLFWALNRVKSLVEEHLEDPLDEIKRLIVAEAQKIANEDVEANLRMGHYGAEVLPEGNVLTHCNAGSLATVQLGTVGAVLRVMHRDGTLKLLWVDETRPVLQGARLSAWEYHYDGIPLKLISDNMAGFVMQQGKVDAIIVGADRIVANGDFANKIGTYTLAVLAKEHGIPFFTVAPLSTIDMSLKSGKEIPIEERKPEEVLTCGGCKIAPDVDVYNPAFDVTPHKYLTGIITDQGVVWPPFERNLKKLFKRE